A single region of the Lycium barbarum isolate Lr01 chromosome 2, ASM1917538v2, whole genome shotgun sequence genome encodes:
- the LOC132628470 gene encoding uncharacterized protein LOC132628470: MAEECKFTLVGKFIKIRPQLDKIRSKFAEKITVKGTCRIGPFNYHTVFFDFLKKEDFTHVWYRRSVEIEGQVMWYEKWSPNFKPDEDSPIVLVWVLLPELPYHCHSWNYVKHIVEPTGLPLTVDFATDHRTRPSTAKVRLEVDLTKPKVNSIFVGIEEDNSPLKGFYQRLEYENVPKYCRFCKILGHSIAECRRVEQKKAEERNKADKNNKVVEVAESSAQKQNDIITEQDQKEEL; this comes from the coding sequence ATGGCGGAGGAATGCAAATTTACTCTTGTAGGTAAATTCATCAAAATCCGTCCCCAACTTGATAAAATTCGTTCAAAATTTGCTGAAAAAATCACCGTTAAAGGTACTTGTAGAATTGGGCCATTTAATTATCATACAGTCTTTTTTGACTTCTTGAAAAAGGAAGATTTTACGCATGTTTGGTATAGAAGGTCTGTAGAGATTGAGGGACAAGTAATGTGGTATGAAAAATGGTCCCCTAATTTCAAACCAGATGAAGATTCCCCTATAGTCCTAGTTTGGGTGTTATTGCCGGAACTCCCATACCACTGCCACTCTTGGAATTATGTAAAACATATAGTGGAACCTACTGGTTTACCTCTTACAGTTGACTTTGCCACTGATCATAGAACTAGACCAAGCACGGCAAAGGTTAGGCTAGAGGTAGACCTTACTAAACCAAAAGTGAACTCCATCTTTGTTGGAATAGAAGAGGATAATTCTCCTCTGAAGGGATTCTATCAGAgattggaatatgaaaatgtacCAAAGTACTGTAGATTTTGTAAGATTTTGGGACACTCAATTGCTGAATGTAGAAGGGTGGAACAAAAAAAGGCTGAGGAAAGGAACAAAGCTGATAAGAACAATAAGGTTGTTGAGGTAGCTGAATCAAGTGCCCAAAAACAAAATGACATAATCACTGAACAAGATCAGAAGGAGGAGCTGTAA